The DNA segment ATTCTTTTTGTATCAATCTTTAAATGATACATATTATACTTTAACATGTGTCTTGTTCCGTTAAAACCTGCATGGAGAATCCTACTAGTAAAAAGGACCCTCTTTATTTGGTTTTACAGGACAGATGCCCACACAAAGCCCAGATGAACCGTAAGTGAAcacctactgtgtgtgtgtgtgtgtgtgtgtgtgtgtgtgtgtgtgtgtgttctggctgatttcactcagttaggaacctcccaaagcaaatttgacaattGAAATCTAGACAATGTTTAGTGTCAACATTTTTGCTaattgtatttatgtttttgtaatgGAGGGGCGAGATAAATCCTCCTGGGAGTTGACGCTAATCCCTGGTGACACTGAAGCAATCCGGATGATTGGGATGTCTGAGTGACGTGTGCGACAGCAGCAAAACCATACTAAACAGCATATTTAAAAAGGGACCGCGGCAAGATTACAGGTCAACAATGTAGGTGTCTCAGTGGAGAGATGTGGGCAGTTGATGAAAACAGCTGGTATCAAGATTGATGGCCCCCAAAACTAACAGCAACTAAATAATGAGTGAGAGACACATTTGAGGCCAATATATGAGTAATAAACATCAGCCCTAAGCATTTCAAAGTATAGTCCTCCTTACTGAACTAATGCTAGGACTTAGTTTGTCTAGTGTTACATTTCTTAGATTTTATAACAATTAATGGAAAGGATTTACATATTGCTTTTAAGTTTTTTAAATAGGTGACTTTAGACTGTGTGGTGACTGTGCAATGCATTGTTTCTGTACTGGGACACCAGAGGAGCTAATGACGGGGGTCAGTCTGAAAAGAGCCCTGGGGAGGTGTGGACCATGTGGCCAGAGTGCTGCAGTCATTTTCTACTTTACAATTCACCCAGTGTGTATTTCACCAGGGCCAACACGTCTACTTGAGATAATTGGTGGACTCAGTTCCTCAGCTGACTATTAAAAAACGTCTACTATTCAGGTTTGAGTGTTTCCTGTTTAAATGCTGTGCTTATATACAGTCCATGTACCTGATTGCAGAACGTGGCTGTTGGCTTGCCAAAGGTTGGTGTTGTTGttaaatgtaaagtaaaatgGTGACCTCTGTGTCTCTTCAGTGACCTCTGGTTGATTTGTCCTTGGTCCTCATGACTACTGGTCTAGACTTTTGACCTCTTCACATTCAATGTCGGGAGAGTTTTTGGTCTTGTGTTCAAAGACCGCTGATGTTAACTGTATTATGACTGGTGGACTGGGAGCCAACATTCGGCAGATGACAGCTGGACTGAGGGGCTGTCTGTCCACATGAATTCCCGGAGAATACAATTACTTATTAGAGCTATTTTTGTTGCAAATTCTGATCCTTGTCATTTTTAAGCAGTACTGAGGTACTCATGACAATTATAACTAGTACTAAAAACTGGATCACTCTGTCCTGGAATATACAAATACAAGTGGTATATCCTAAATTCAGGCTTATTATAATTCAGTTGTAAAAGAAAGTGctttcttgatttatttttgtcttcaggTCGCGAGAAAAGGGTTTCTGCCAGCCTTACCGAGGCATCGCCTGTGCTCGCTTCATTGGAAACCAAAGCATTTATGTTGAGTCGCTGCAGATGCAGGGGGAAAGTGAAAACAGAATCACAGGTAGGAAAATCTCCAGCCTCTTTGAGCTGACGTATTGCACTATTATCAGGAAATATGGGGGTATAATTCTAACAACCAAAGATATGTGACATTCCAAAGACACAGTTCAAACGTATCGGTTTCCTCCTTCCCAGCTGCCTTCACTATGATTGGAACCTCTACGCACCTATCAGATCAGTGCTCCAGGTTCGCCATCCCGTCCTTCTGCTACTATGTTTTCCCTCTGTGTGACGAGGGCACCCGAACCCCTCGGCGGCGCCAGCTCTGTCGAGATGAGTGCGAGGCCCTGGAGAATGACCTGTGCCACACCGAGTACAGCATTGCCCGATCCAATCCCATGATCCTCATGCAGCTAGAACTCCCCAGCTGCCACCTGCTCCCGCGGCCGGGCACAGCCGATGCTGCTTCCTGTATGAGGATAGGAGTGCCGGCAGAGAAACTGGGTCCATGTAGGTGGACGCTGCAGCATGCACGCACTACACATATTGATGTAAACGCACCTTCCCGTAAGGGAGCGGAGCTCGACAATTTACTAAAatatactgaaataaatgtcactTAGCAATTCAACAGAAATTCCTCACTGACATATCAGCTTGGTACAGAACAAATCCAATATTACATGGATGTGAATACTGTCAAATTTGGCACATCACTTATGTTGTAAGTAAATTAGGTTATTTTACATGTTCAAGACTtcataataaaaccaaaaaaataggctactcatatatatatatatatattttaagtgCAAAATATTCATCTCAAGCAGAGGTGGAGTCTTGATGGCCTAGCTAAGCACgttttgtcttgtttgtttaaaaCCTACGACAACAGTTTGTGATTTTAAGGTAAGTTCCGTGCGGGTGCTGTGACTGCGTAGCTTTCTGAAGTGCAGTCGCCGTGTTTGGGAGCATTGTATCAGTTCAGAGACCAAAATCTGTGATCAATGGTTGAATCTGTCACATCATGATAGAACAAGAAACTCTGCACTGAAGTAGTCAGAGGTGGATACAACAGCTTTGCCCTGCATTCAGtacttatgctaagctaggctaaccccATCCTGACGCCAATTCTGTAGTATACACACTGCCATCagtcttttcatttcagttacacaaacaaacagctttcCTAAAATATTATGTGGTATATAAGGGTTCTATCCAAAGCAATACTTTTTTCAATATTTAGGATCACAAAGTGAACATAAAAGAATTAACAGAACATGACAGTTCTAACAGTTTAACAACATTTTAACTGGACACATTTAATAGTTCACGTAAAATGTGTTACCATGTTACATACTATAGAACTGTCACTCTCTGAACCAGCTGAAAAACAACAGTTTAAAACCTAGGTCACTTCTCTCATGTTGTAAGAAGGAACGTCCACACTGAGTTATTGTCTCTCCCAAAGATTCGCCCACAGACCACAGCTGCTACAATGGAAGTGGGGCGGACTACAGGGGCACAGTCAGCATCACTATGTCCGGTCAGCACTGCCAGCCATGGACCTCTCAGTACCCTCACAGTCACTACCTGTCCCAGGACTACCCCGAGCTCTGGGGAAGTCATAACTTCTGTCGTAACCCAGGGGGCCAGATGCAGGCGCCATGGTGCTTCACGCTGGACCCTCAGGTCAGGGTGGACCTGTGTGACATCCAGCCCTGCAGTAAGTACCATAGTGCAATAATTATACCCTTCACAGATCATCATTTTCAGGTTAGGTGACATAAATAGTGTTTTGAGAATGCTTTTTGTGGCTAGTGTTAGACAACTCTGCCCATTTTACTTGGGCTATCGTTTTTGGCATTAACCCCCTCCACTGGATTATGTCCGTGTGACATTCTTTTAGTCTCATGTGCAgacatttgtttgtctttgtttcagaTTTAGTTAAGATCTTTCACAATAGTTGATAGTAGTTAGATTTGCTTTTGAGGGGACCGGTCACATCATTTGTTCCATTAAGACACACACGCCAGCTTTAACTAATTAGATGTTGCTTTTGGATTATCCATGTTGATGTTGTGGATTAATTTATTCATAGTTTTGTAATTattctcacaactgactgacttTACCTATCTGACTCGATGTGGACCCACACATTCTCACAGACCAGTGACTTTCAGCAACACACACTTGATCACACTGGAGATCTGGATTCTTCCATTCACAGAGACTTACTGGAGCAACAACACTCAAATAAACCAAGCACTTTCCGGAAAGACACCAACGAGGCGATGATATAACAAATTAGTTTATACATTTCATTATGGATTTGTTGTGTCTCGCGATTATTGAGTCattcaatgagttgcggagatgcacggagcaaaaataaaaaagggccgAGCCGACATAGAGGAAAAagcagccggcagttgttgtgagtcacaagACGTCTGCTCGAGTTAAGTCGTCCACGATGTGCGAGCATTTCACactaaaaaaattaaaaaagtgtcaatggcaaaatatgcaaagtcaatgTCACATGGGACgggagcaccacgttgtcccgttttgacgtgaggaatGTAAGGAACCTCCAGCAGGcaacaagctagcgttagctcgctaataacagcagcaaaGCAGTTTTCAAGACgatacgtttttatttactcgcctttgGACCATTTACTTTTCAACCTgtcatgtatatattttgtgctttgtcccatatcggttattgttgacaaatatatttgtatgtgttgtactttttaatgggcggcacggtggcgtggtggttagcactggaTGGTGGCGGATGATTGGTCGAGACAAATCAATATAAAAGAAGCAGAACCGACCGCGCCGTCCAGCCCCCTGCAGGCCGgatttggcccgcgggccgcgagtttgacatatgtgtCCTAAACCAGTGTCACGATGACTGTCCTTATATCTTTGCAACCGTATCACCTCACAACATCTGTCTATGGGCCTCCTGTTAgcttctcccttctctctgttGAATTGTACAGGgacatattaatatatatatcccTACTTACCCAATTTCTCTAACACTGTttataacatgaatatatgttgGACAACAAGAAACATTTTCCCTCAACAATGTTATTGTCAGTTGACTGATTTGCCTGTTCAGTTTAAGGATGATAAATGGTCAATGGGCTGTACTTGGATAGAGCTTTTCTTGTCTTTCGACTACTCAAAGTgggggtcgacgtggcgcaggggtagagagggtgcgccgggaaccgcaaggttggtggttgagCATGGGCTGCTCAATGTCCCATGTCGGAGTGTCTCTGAGTCgaacacctaacccctaattgctccctgggctaaAATGCAAaaggccatgggttaaaaatgtaatgtaagtcgctttggataaaagcgtcagctaaatgacctgtaatgtaatgtcatcattcacccattcaaacactgatgacatcatcaacggATCAAACCaccaatcctctgattggaggacggccgtgcgctccactcacccacagcAGCCGTCAAGTGTTGGACATGTTGTAGCCTTTGTTCATTCTTTCAATGGAACAAGAAAATTGACCAGTATGATCGTACCATGGGTTGTGTGTTCAAAGAAAACTGCATTACAAAATCAGAGGACTTAACTTGCTACCTCATTTGTCTTACTAACTGCAGAGCTCCCAGAGAACCCCAGGAATGAGATTCTGTTTATCCTGATCCCTGCCATTGCCATCCCTTTGGTCATCGCGTGCCTCTTCTTTCTGGTCTGCATGTGTCGAAATAAGCAAAAGGAATCAACTGACACTCCACGGTGCCAGCTAAGCAGTTCCCCATGCCAGGACATGGAACTGTCTCTCCTGAATCAGCAAAAACACCAGGTAATGCACACACAGAGTAAAGAGGCTCATTGACATGGGCACTTCATTTAAATTCTTCCTGGTCGTGTTCAGAACAACATTAGCAGTGTATTAGAAAACACACCTCCATTGAGGATTAGGCATAAATACAATGAGGAACTTGCACCATCACGTGTTCAAAATCATGAAGGATTTTAAGCTTGATACTTGAAACTTGCAGCTCCTCTTAAACATTGGGCTGAAATAGTATTTGCCAAAGGTGTTCTATAGTATTATCCCAGTCTTATTATCCACTGTGTATTGTTTTGCTATCTCATAAATCCTAAAAAACGTATATCTAAGGCAGTGCTGGTTTTGCTCTGCTGACTCAGTTATGAAAAAGAGAGTGACCACCGTTCAACGGAATTATTAACCGTTGCATTCCAGTGGTAAAGGCTTCCATTACGTTTTATTGTTGGCCATGCACTCTGATGATatgtaattgtatttattgcttTGTGGCTGCAGGCCAAGCTGCGGGAGATCAACATGTCAGCAGTGCGGTTTATGGAGGAGCTTGGCGAGGATCGGTTTGGCAAGGTTTACAAGGGCCACATGTATGGAACCGCACCTGGTGAGCAGACACAGGTAGTGGCCATCAAAACATTAAAGGACAAGGTTGATGCCTCTCTCTGTGAGGAATTTCGCCATGAAGCCATGCTCCGCGTTAATTTACAACACCAACATATAGTTTGTTTGCTGGGTCTGGTCAGCAAAGAGCAGCCAATGAGCATGATATTCACCTATTCCAGCCTTGGTGACCTCCATGAGTATCTGGTGATGCGCTCCCCCAACTCAGATGTTGGCAGCTCAGATGATGACAAAACAGTCAAATCCACACTGGAGCAGGCCGATTTTCTTCATGTTATCACCCAGATTGCAGCCGGAATGGAGTACCTCTCCAGCCAGCAAGTAGTTCATAAAGACCTTGCTGCCCGAAACATTCTGGTCTATGACAAGCTCAGCATCAAGATCTTGGATCTGGGCCTGTTCAGAGACGTCTACTCTGCTGATTACTACAATCTCACAGGCACAAGCCCTTTGCCCATTCGGTGGATGTCCCCAGAAGCGGTTATGTATGGAAAATTCTCCACTGACTCCGACATCTGGTCTTATAGTGTCTTGCTATGGGAGACTTTCAGTTACGGTCTGCAGCCATACTGTGGCTACTCCAACCAGGATGTGATTGAAATGTTGCGCAGCCATCAGCTACTGTCTTGTCCAGATGACTGCCCGGCCTGGATTTACACCCTTATGCTAGAGTGTTGGAGTGAATTCCAAGCAAGAAGGCCTCGCTTCAAGGACATCCACACACGCCTGCGCTCTTGGGAAAGCCTCTCCAGGTATACCAGCCCCGCTCAGACTTCTGGCACCAGCAACACTACCCAGACCAGCTCCCTGAGCACGAGCCCTGTAAGTAACATCAGCATTAGCACGGCAAATGCATCTCGTTACACCAGCCCTAAAAAGAGTTTGCCCTTCCATCAGCCCCAGTTCATTCCCATGAAGGGCCAAATGCATCGGCAGATGGTTCCCCAGCAGCTCTACATTCCTGTCAACGGATAtcaccccatgcaagcttaccCATACCTGCAGAACTGTTACCCCATGCAAATACCCATGCAAATTCCCCAGATGCACCATCCACCACAAATGGTTGCCAAAAGTAGTTCTCACCATAGTGGCAGTGGATCCACATCTACAGGCTATGTCACCACTGCCCCGTCCAACACTGTCAACTCTGTCACCGAGCGAGCAGCTTTGCTCAATGACTCCAAGACCAATGATGAGGACTTTGCTGACAGGCCGTCCAAGGATGGGCAAGACCAAAACATGGACATGTTGGTGCCTGAAACAGAATTGCTAGGGGACAATGACCCTCTGCAAACTGATGAACTGGTGATACACTTGTCAGACACATAAGTGTGGTTCTGCTGGAAGAAGAGCTGAATTATTTCTGTGAGCTGTGCTTGCCAAAATGTAATAAGCAGCATAAAGTGAATAGAGAAGTGTTGTGGAACAGTGACTGAATGTTTTCTTGGAGTTTTATTTAGATAGTGCTGACACAGGTTTGAATGTCACGTGTGTTGCACGTCAATAATGTTAATGATTAAGCAAAATTAATCATGCAATCATTTTGTAATGTTGCCATTTATAGAGAGATTTATGTTCTTGCCGTTGCTGTGGAACAAAAAAATACTATAGGGGTTGCCTTGATGGTATTCCTTTTAAATGTCAGCAATGCAAACAACACCCACCTTCCAAACCTCAGAAACCACACCCCTCTATAAAGACATCACTACCTTGATGTCAATCACCCTCTTCTTTCCCAGTAGCAGTGCCAGTTGTGTTAAGTGAAAGACACAACCATAGCAGAAGGGTTTCTACCGGAACCCATGACTGAACCAGGATGTATGTTGTGGCATTGTgcttgttcttctgacagcttaatcacattttttatttttttaggttaTTATCTTTTAAGTTGTGAAAGCCACAATCACCGATTGACAAAATGTTTGATGAATAGATACGCTGTAGGGGTTTGTTAATAATCATACTCACTGACAAAAAGAAAGACTGAGAATCAAGAATCTCTTCTTTTCGGGACATTGAAGTGTAAACACAACTTAAACCCAACAAGGTATATATTTGTAACATGAACATTGACAACCAAATTGTGCAGATTTGTAATTATGTACTTTgttttgaactttttatttctttttagttttttatacGAAGATTCGTAAGCCTGTTATTTGTACAATTCCCTTTTCACCACATGTTTGCTTTGTTTAGGTACATTTTTGCTTACCATATAATGTTTACATTCATCTATGGAGCATGCAATAAAGTAATATTAACAAAATGGTGTATTCCTCCTAAGAAGAGAGTCAGGTAATTTCACTTGATCATTACTATAGTATATGAAACATTGCACAGTGAAGATAAACTAGACCAAAAAATATACTGCAGTGAAGAAATACTATTTCCGATACTACTAAAATAACTCATATATCACATTCTGTACCTTTTTTACATCCCTATCCTTGAATGTGGTTCTTGGCTAGAACCTTGAATTCTGACTATTGAATTCTGATCACATGGTGCAGCAATTGCAACCCTATGTTCTGTTTAAAGATGGACTTTTTTACATCCTTACTACTATGTTTGAGTTTTAAAACAGCATTTCGAACCAATACCACAAGAATTTTAGTGAAATCATTTCTGCCAATATTAGCACGCCTTAAACACATATCACATGACTATTGATGTACACTGGGCAAGCATGTGCCGATGTTACCCGAACTGAAGGGGTTGATAACGCAACTGAACGTGGAAATTGACGCAAGGAACTAAAACAATACCTTTCCTTCGTTACATGTTGGCAGTAGTAGCATTATACAAAGGTAGAAATTAGCAGCACAACAGCTGCTGGCCTAGCGAACAAGGTTGAAGACACTGTTATCCATACTGAAATTAAGCACTGTTTCCCACGGCCGATGTTGTTTGCTGTCATTCAGAAAAAGATCACATGATAGGGGTGAGCAATCAAAATGGAACACTGAGAGGGATGCCTTCTCCAAAAATATCCAATTCTCTTAGAAACCCAACCTGCGTTCTCAAAATGAAATGGGAAGCAAGTGAGCGACAAATGAGCACTGCGTCAGCAAGTATGCTAAAGTGCAATGCATTGATACAGACAAAACTAATTCTGGGAATTAATCCaggatttcatatttattttaaatgcacaaGACTACTTGTACAGCTTAGCAAAATTGGACAGATTTTTTTTAGGCATATGTcagactgaaaaacaaacaacaatcaGGGATTCCAATACAATAGATATCGTCTTTAGGGCCatggagtatttgtgctttctcgcctcacaggtttccatggatcgtGGTTCTATGTGGACCCTGTTCgtgcctcctgctgctgctatcatccttattattttaaatattaatcattaattaatcaattaatattactgtcatcataaaccaacattatcctttcctaaagtctgctttccctccccacaggcttctgtggatggtggttctatctgatggtggtgttCCCTGCAGTGGTCTTGCCATACACCTGGCTTGAATCATCTCTCTTATGAGAATTGAATtcattgtacatcttttacattgttcattctgtacacatgacatccattgtagtctgtccatcccaggagagggatcctcctctgacattgttaggaatcaggaaagatttattgccataatatgtcagacatacaaggaatttgacatggcgctTGGTGCATAACAGCTGAGAGTACAACAATAGACGataagacaacagtgcaagaggaataaaatgaaatataatgctatgggttagtaacataatgctatgggttagtttgaaaataaaggaataaaagctagttaaaaatatttaaaaattaaaaaataaagtgtaccAGCAAACAAAGTGGGGCAccaggctctgttgatgagcccgactcctgaggggaagaaactgttggtgtggcgggaggtcttagtcctgatggacctcagcctcctgccagatggaaagggcacaaacagtttttagttaaaaaataaagtgcaccagcgaacagaaagtgacaagtgaaagtgacgtgtgagTGACTTCCCTTTTCCCCATGGATGTTGTGGGTCAGCTGCCGTTTCTCCCCCTTCCTTTTCCCCTGTGTATCTGTCCGTGATGTTTGTCCCCACCTACAAGAGGCGTGGCCCTCCATCCTGCTCCATTTttacacagctgatccacattccaCGGTTCACCCCTGCAGTACTTAGACCTGGGCTCCAGCGCCAGATCGGATATACATTATAGGTACACTATGTTGTATGTATTATACTTTATATTTGATACATGTACTACAGGAAATATAATGGCCTCAGAACATTTTTTAGTACCTTTGGAACTACAAACTCAAACAACAAATTAATTAGCTATCTGGCTTTATGTTTCCCTCGTTCATACATTCTGCGCTGTTCCTgccaaataaatagaaataaagttTAAAAGATTCATTAGGCTGTAGTGTAGAATCAGGGCGGGTTGTGTCTGTTGCTCCTTCACCTGAAGGCAAATACATACAATTGATGTTCATCTTTTAATACAGATACATTATGGCGATACAATGAGTGATTTTTTCTCTTGTTCATATGTTAAGATTTAGCACTGATCTTGTGAGTCATAATACGACGAGCAGTAAATATATCTACCCCTAAATCATCATCTACAGCAACACCTGTagcattttcttttaacaagaTCAGTGGTTTAATTTATGTATTTACATAATCTTTTACATCTATTACAGATGATTACAGCTTTAAAAATATGCATTTATAGACTGCTACTTGTTCTACTAAAACTATTACTACCACCAATAACTATAATAAGTAAACAAACGTACAAGGTCCAGAGAGAGGTCAACATGGGGGATTAGCTGAGCTTTCTTCAGTAGGTGAGGGTCTCTGCAAAAATGTCTGGAGTGCATCTGGACATGTTCAAATATAAAATAGTACTAGCATTCCATAATACCactcatcacattacattacatgtcatttagctgacgcttttatccaaagcgacttacttataagtgcattcaaccatagggtacaaactcagaagaacaagaaacaagaaagtgcaacttcctcaaataagccaatttataatttgctatagatgagtggcgttatttttacaatttaagtgctacaatttattagtctttagtcgaggtagagtctgaagaggtgtgtctttagtttgcggcggaagatgtgaaggctctctgcggtcctggtgtcttcagagagctcgttccaccatttcggagcaaagacagcaaagagtcgtgatctagtcgagtgtttttctctcagtgagggagggacgagttttgcagatgcagagcggagagtgcgggtcgggatgtcgggtttcaccatgtcctggatgtaagctggacctgagtgagcaccaatgttttgaactggatgcgggcagccaccggtagccagtgaagagagcggaggagtggagtagtgtgggagaatatcggaaggttaaagaccagtcgagctgctgcattctggatgagctgcagaggtcgaatggcggtagcagggagacctgccaggagcgagttgcagtattccaggcgtgagatgacaagagcctgaatcagtacctaggcagccttctgagtgagaagaggacaaattctcctgatgttgtagagagtgtatctacaggatcgtgttgtcgcagtaatgttgggagtcagggagagttggctgtcgattgtgacgcagaggttcctagcagttaaagtgggcgttaacatggagttgccaaagttgacagtcaagtcctgggtcggagagtcttttcctaaaaagagaagtagttcagtcttgtcggggttgattgaATTGATTATGGTTACTTGGGTTATATTTGTTTGACCTTCCATTcgtgtttgtatttcaaggttttttcACCTGggcaattttaaaaataaaaagcaagaaagcaaagaagtccgaatcttggtcattgagtggaatccagtctacacttagcaagttgccctttcaagtggggagctgcagtttgaacctcacaaaagtgagacacttgacatccactgagagatgtcagtcagacaggcagagatccgtgccgccacctgggtgtccgagggagagcaggagagaattagttgtgtgtcatcagcatagctgtggtaggagaagccatgcgagcgaatgacagcgccgagagagttggtgtagagcgagaagagaaggggacccaggacggaaccctgaggaactcctgtagtaagaggacaaggttccgacacagatcctcgccaggttaccggtaggtgcggccgtcgaggtaggacgagagaagggagagagcagagcctgagacacaaagttcctgaagggaggaaataaggatctggtggttgcagcagagaggtccagaaggatgaggacggagagagaggcggctctagcagtgtggagttgctctgagacagcaaggagagcagtctctgtggaatgacctgccttgaagcctgactggtgggggtcaaggaggttgttatggtggagataggaggagagttagGTTAAAGATCGCACATTCAAGAGTtatggacaaaaagggaagaagagagaccggtctgtagttgttttcttcagaagggttgagggtaggtttcttcaggagagggttaactcttgcctccttcagagaattgggaaaacagccagataacagagcattgttgatgagacaggtgaggaaaggaagaaggtcaggtgcgatagattgtagaagatgcgATGGAATGgtgtcaagagggcaggtggtcggcagtaggttactagggtaagaatttggttaggagtcaggggggtgaaagaggaaagtgagggcgatagaggtgaagccagtgggatgcaagaagtaggaggcgggtttgagaaagaggagcttccatccatccatccattttcaaccgcttatccggggtcgggtcgcgggggcaacagctccagaaGGGGATCCcaaacttctctttcccgggccacatctaccagctctgactggaggatcccaaggcgttcccaggccagtgcagagatataatctctccacctagtcctgggtcttccccggggcctcttcccagctggccgtgcctggaacacctccctagggaggcgcccagggggcatcctcaccagatgcccaaaccacctcaactggctcctttcgacgcaaaggagcagcgtctCTACTCCAAGCTCCTTGCAAATgcctgagcttctcaccctatccctaagggagacgccagccactctcctgaggaaacccatttcgtccgcttgtaccc comes from the Gasterosteus aculeatus chromosome 14, fGasAcu3.hap1.1, whole genome shotgun sequence genome and includes:
- the ror2 gene encoding tyrosine-protein kinase transmembrane receptor ROR2 isoform X2, whose product is MLRSMNVRFCRQQVAGFSVVMLTLIHHHPAPQGYFLEFQGPVNNITHFQGQTATLHCKVTGNPRPSIRWLKNDAPVVQEQGRITIRKTEAGSKLRIQDLDTTDTGYYQCVASNSLKVISATGVLYVKLGQMPTQSPDEPSREKGFCQPYRGIACARFIGNQSIYVESLQMQGESENRITAAFTMIGTSTHLSDQCSRFAIPSFCYYVFPLCDEGTRTPRRRQLCRDECEALENDLCHTEYSIARSNPMILMQLELPSCHLLPRPGTADAASCMRIGVPAEKLGPYSPTDHSCYNGSGADYRGTVSITMSGQHCQPWTSQYPHSHYLSQDYPELWGSHNFCRNPGGQMQAPWCFTLDPQVRVDLCDIQPCKLPENPRNEILFILIPAIAIPLVIACLFFLVCMCRNKQKESTDTPRCQLSSSPCQDMELSLLNQQKHQAKLREINMSAVRFMEELGEDRFGKVYKGHMYGTAPGEQTQVVAIKTLKDKVDASLCEEFRHEAMLRVNLQHQHIVCLLGLVSKEQPMSMIFTYSSLGDLHEYLVMRSPNSDVGSSDDDKTVKSTLEQADFLHVITQIAAGMEYLSSQQVVHKDLAARNILVYDKLSIKILDLGLFRDVYSADYYNLTGTSPLPIRWMSPEAVMYGKFSTDSDIWSYSVLLWETFSYGLQPYCGYSNQDVIEMLRSHQLLSCPDDCPAWIYTLMLECWSEFQARRPRFKDIHTRLRSWESLSRYTSPAQTSGTSNTTQTSSLSTSPVSNISISTANASRYTSPKKSLPFHQPQFIPMKGQMHRQMVPQQLYIPVNGYHPMQAYPYLQNCYPMQIPMQIPQMHHPPQMVAKSSSHHSGSGSTSTGYVTTAPSNTVNSVTERAALLNDSKTNDEDFADRPSKDGQDQNMDMLVPETELLGDNDPLQTDELVIHLSDT
- the ror2 gene encoding tyrosine-protein kinase transmembrane receptor ROR2 isoform X4, with the protein product MQGESENRITAAFTMIGTSTHLSDQCSRFAIPSFCYYVFPLCDEGTRTPRRRQLCRDECEALENDLCHTEYSIARSNPMILMQLELPSCHLLPRPGTADAASCMRIGVPAEKLGPYSPTDHSCYNGSGADYRGTVSITMSGQHCQPWTSQYPHSHYLSQDYPELWGSHNFCRNPGGQMQAPWCFTLDPQVRVDLCDIQPCKLPENPRNEILFILIPAIAIPLVIACLFFLVCMCRNKQKESTDTPRCQLSSSPCQDMELSLLNQQKHQAKLREINMSAVRFMEELGEDRFGKVYKGHMYGTAPGEQTQVVAIKTLKDKVDASLCEEFRHEAMLRVNLQHQHIVCLLGLVSKEQPMSMIFTYSSLGDLHEYLVMRSPNSDVGSSDDDKTVKSTLEQADFLHVITQIAAGMEYLSSQQVVHKDLAARNILVYDKLSIKILDLGLFRDVYSADYYNLTGTSPLPIRWMSPEAVMYGKFSTDSDIWSYSVLLWETFSYGLQPYCGYSNQDVIEMLRSHQLLSCPDDCPAWIYTLMLECWSEFQARRPRFKDIHTRLRSWESLSRYTSPAQTSGTSNTTQTSSLSTSPVSNISISTANASRYTSPKKSLPFHQPQFIPMKGQMHRQMVPQQLYIPVNGYHPMQAYPYLQNCYPMQIPMQIPQMHHPPQMVAKSSSHHSGSGSTSTGYVTTAPSNTVNSVTERAALLNDSKTNDEDFADRPSKDGQDQNMDMLVPETELLGDNDPLQTDELVIHLSDT